CCCCTGAACCCGCGTGAGTGCGTTATAGCGGCTTTCCAAGTCAAGGCGCTCCGTCACGTTCTCGTAGATATAGGTCACGCCGCCCTGCGGATGGGGGTTGGCAATCACGCGAATGGTGCGCCCATCGGGCAAATACCACCAGAAATCATTGGCCTCCAGAGATTGATAGCTGCGCAGGTGTTTTTCCCGCCAGCTTTGGTAATCGGCCTGTTCGGGCAAATTACGGTTTGCCCGCATACTGTCCAGAATTTCCCCTTCCAAAGGAGTAGCCTCCAGCAAGCGCGGGTCCAACTTCCATAGCTCGCGGTAGGCTGAGTTATAAAACTGCAATTTCTGGTCCGGTCCGAAGATGGCAACAGCCGTTTGCAACTCTTCCAATGTACGCCGATGCGAGCCAAGTGTACGGCGCAGCTGTTTCTGTACTGTTTCCAGCTCACTCACATCAAAGGCCAGCCCTGCACTGCCAGAATCTCTTTTCACATCCGTAATATCAAAAACACGCCGCTCTCCAGCCGCCACGACAGAAAGAGGAGAGTTGAATACACCGTCGGTTCCCCGCATCATGGCCACCCGGCGGCGGCCCCGTTCATCGAGAAATTCCGCAGATTTTTCTAGTGTATCTTCCAGTGAGCGCTCTTCCACCGCGTCCACATACGCATCATTTGCCCAAATCAGTTTTCCATTGGGGTCCCGTTGCCAAGCTGGTCCCGACTGTGCGTTGAGCAACGTTCGCAAAGTGGTCAGCCGTTCCTCAAGTCCTCTATTGCGCTCATCCAGACGAACACCACGCCTTTGATCGCCGCTCAAATCCCGCAGACGTAAAACCACCATGCCCCCGACAGCTTTTCCAGTGGCCTCCAGATAGATCCCTTCCTGCGTAACCAAGGAAACTGTGAACGGAGTAGCACTTTCAAACAGTGCCTCAAGATGCTCCTTCAGCTCTCGCGCGGATTGATGCTCCAGCCAAGTAGGAAACTTCAGGAACTCAGCGGGTTCAATAGGATAGTTGATTTCCTTATTCATCTGGCCGGTCAGAACCGGCGTCTGGCCCAACCGCTTCCATAGAACAATCAAAGTCCCTTCACTTTCCACCAAATTTTGCAGTTGTTGTGCTTGGGTACGCAGGGAGAGGACTTCCTCCTCCATCTTGAAATAGCTACCCAGCTGGCGGCGCTGGTAGCGAACAAAGAATATGGACACCCCGCAGGCAACAAGAATTGAGGCAATCGTGCAAACAACTAAAAACAGCTGAAACAGGCCAGAGGTTTCTTGAAGAAGGAAAGAACCACTTGATGATGATTGAGCCCAGCCGGATGTGGTTACTACAAAGAAGAAGACAGTGCTCAGGATTGAGAGGGATTTGCGCATACCGGTTGGCCGTTTCCTACGACTTCGTAGACGGTCAGGAATATCCTGTAGCATAGCGCCCCCTCTTGGCTGTTTGCGGGAAACGTACAGGCCAGAATTTGTGGGCCCATGAACGCCAAACAAACTAATAACCAAAATAACGCCATCACGATTCGGTAATAAGCACTTCATCGCGACTAGTGAACAGGATATATTTTTATTATTGAAATGGAATACCATTATTTGACGGAGGTAACCCTCCCGAGGAAGCTCTCCGCCAGACAGCGGAGAGCAATTGCTAAGCAATTAGTACTTATATTGTACGGACTTATAAGGCCCATTCCTGTCAATACCTAGGTACTCAGACTGGTCTGGCGTCAGCTCCGTCAAGCTCACGCCCAGCTTCTCCAGATGCAAACGTGCAACTTTCTCGTCCAGATGCTTGGGCAGAACATAGACTTTATTCTCGTAGTTATCCCCACGGCAGAACAGCTCCATCTGTGCCAGCACCTGATTTGTAAAGCTTGCAGACATCACAAAGCTTGGATGTCCAGTGGCATTGCCAAGGTTCACCAAACGTCCTTCGGAGAGCAGCAACAGCCGCTTGCCATCGGGATATTCAATCATATCCACCTGTGGCTTCACATTACGCCATTTGAAATTGCGAAGAGCAGCAACCTGAATCTCGTTATCAAAGTGCCCGATATTACAAACAATGGCCATGTCCTTCATGTCCCGCATGTGGTCAGCGGTGATGATGTCCTTGTTGCCGGTCGCGGTTACAAAAATATCAGCGGTTGGTGCCACTTGTTCCAGTGTGCGTACTTCATACCCATCCATAGAAGCTTGAAGAGCACAGATCGGATCAATTTCCGTAACGATCACCCGGGCGCCCGCCCCTTCCAGAGATTTGGCGGAGCCTTTACCCACGTCCCCATAACCACACACAACCGCAGTTTTACCGGACATCATCACATCGGTGCCACGGCGAATGCCATCCACCAGAGATTCACGGCACCCGTACCTGTTATCGAACTTGGACTTAGTGACGCTGTCATTCACATTAATCGCAGGGAACGGCAACTCCCCTTTCTTTTCCATCTCGTAAAGGCGCATCACTCCGGTTGTGGTTTCCTCGGAAACACCTTGAATATTGGCTTTAATCTTCGAGAAATAGCCGGGATCTTCAGAAAGGCGACGTTTGATGATGGAGTAAAGAGCCGTTTCCTCTTCATTGCTAGGCGAGGAGATGACTGAAGGGTCTGTTTCGGCCTGTGCGCCCAACAGAACCATCAAGGTGGCGTCCCCCCCGTCATCCAGAATCAGATTGGCGGTTTCGCCGTTGCCCCAGTCGAAGATCCGACTGGCATACTCCCAGTATTCTTCCAGTGTCTCGCCTTTCACAGCAAACACGGGAATATTGGCAGCAGCAATTGCGGCAGCGGCCTGATCTTGAGTAGAAAAGATATTACAGGAGGCCCAGCGCACTTCCGCACCCAGCTCAACGAGTGTTTCAATCAGAACAGCGGTCTGGATTGTCATATGCAGCGAACCTGCAATGCGCGCACCCTTGAGCGGCTTATTCCTTCCAAACTCCTCGCGGCATGCCATAAGGCCCGGCATTTCGGTTTCCGCTATTTCGATCTCCGTACGGCCCCAATCAGCCAGCGAGATATCTTTGACAATGTAATCTGAAAACTGTGCCATTCTCTCTTTTCCCGGTGCATGGACCTTGAAAGTCCGCAGTGGTATTTGGGCGCCGAATCTACGGCGTCAACCGAATGCGCAATTATACCAAGTTGAAAAGAGAGAAAGCAATCAAGATATAAAGGTTTCTTTATATCAGATAAAAATAGTATTTATTTCAGTACTTTAGGAAACTAATGAAAATGGGGAGTACAATAACTCTCCAGCCACTTCTTTAGTCTCTTTCTCCAAAGCCGTCTTCAACCAGCTCGGCAATGGCGTCGAGCGCCTCATTACGTTGCTTACCCGACACGCTCACCTCAATGCTACACCCGATGGAAGCGGCCAGCATCATCAGCCCCATAATAGACGTACCGCCCACAGTCTGCCCATCTTTAGAAACTTCCACACGGGCATCAAAGGCCTCCACCAGTTTCACAAGCTTTGCGGAGGCACGGGCATGGAGTCCACGAGAGTTCACTATGGTGAGGCTTCGCCCCACACTATATTCATTCGACATCAAAAAAAAACTATCCTTGGCCAGACAACACCTGACTTGCGACTGAGATATATTTCTGCCCCGCATTTCGGGCTTCTTCAACAGCCTGTGCCAAAGGCAACTCATGTCTTATGCTTGCAAGTTTGATGAGCATGGGAAGATTTACACCGGCAACAACCTCGATTGTTCCCCCATTCATAACAGAAATCGCCAGATTGGAGGGCGTACCTCCAAACATATCCGTCAGCAGAACAACGCCCGATCCGTCATTGACGCTCTCTACAGATTTCACAATATCTTGACGACGTTGTTCCATATCATCATCTGGGCCAATACAAATTGTTGAAATACGTTCCTGAGGACCAACAACGTGCTCCAGAGCCAATTTGAACTCTTCTGCCAATCGACCATGTGTGACAAGAACCAGACCTATCATTCACTTTCCGTAAATTTAGAGAGACTACACACTACATTCATTCTTGCCTCACTGTGTTTTAGCGCGGCAAGAAGTGCAAGGAAAATCGGTAACACGTTGTTAGTTGTATGCTACTTTTGTAGGCGAATAAAGCTCAAAGCGGCCTCAACAAGCCGTTGAGCTGCAGTTAAATCGCCAACAGGAACAGCTTGGTAGGGAATTTTGGTGCCGTGAATCTCCGTTGTCATGTTTTCTTCTTCCGGCATTCGCTCTACGAGCGCGATAGGCAGTAATTCAACTACAAGACTCACCAGAGCGTTGTTAAGGTGGGGAACTTCAACAGGACCACGCCCCCTTACCTCCATTAAACCGGCAATAGCTGGCGGGGCAGAGGCGATCAGGAACCCGTTCACCGAGCGAACATATACCCTGTCGTCTGAAACAAGACAGGCAAAATGTCCCTGACTGCGTTCATGATTCATCAAGATGTGCGCCAGCGTGGACTTTCCCGATCCAGAAACCCCACGAATAAAAACAGCTTCCGTCCGTAAAAGGACGCAGGTTCCATGTAGGGCCGGATTGTCCATTCTTTTACTCCTAGCGGGAGGGCAAAACGACCTTAAAGATTGCTCCCAGCACGTTTTGGCTGCTCTCTTCCAAGCGGTTCTGCGCAGTGATTGTCCCGTCATGGACATCTACAATCTGGCGGCAGATTGAAAGGCCAAGACCGGAGTTATTCCCGAAACCTTCCGTCTCGGGCCTATCAGTATAGAACCTTTCGAATATTCTTTCCATGACATCCTCGCCAATCCCCGGCCCGCTGTCTTCTACCGTTACCACAATATTGCCGCCTACCCGCTTAGCGCGCACCACCACCGAAGCACCGGAAGGTGAAAACGAGCGGGCATTGTCGATAAGATTGTTAAAGACCTGCCCCAACCGCTCGTCATTTCCTGACATGACATAGGGCTTTTGCATTTTGGAGGAGGCCAGTTCCAACTCGATATGCGCCTCACCTTTACGGGTGCGCTCATTGGCAATTTCAACAATTGTCTTGAGCAGGATAGAAAGATCGAATTCTTCGGTTTCCTCACGCGCCATTTCTGCATCAATACGCGATGCCTCGGAAATATCCGTAATCAACCGGTCCAGACGCTGCACATCATGCTGAATCACCTCCAGCAATCGCTGCCGTGAGGATTCGTTTTTGGCAAGCGGCATGGTTTCTACTGCACTTCGAAGAGAAGTGAGCGGGTTTTTAAGCTCATGAGCCACATCTGCGGCAAAACTCTCGATAGCATCCATACGGCCATAAAGGGCGTTGGTCATCCCCCGCAGAACACGAGCCAAGTTGCCAATCTCATCATGACGGCCCGGAAATTCCGGAATCTCCTCACGGGACTTGATACTTCGCTGCACCCTTTGTGCCGCCTCCGACAAGCGCCGTACAGGACCGGCAATGGTTCCCGCCAGCAGAACTGACAGAATAATCACCACAACAGCCGCTACCATGAATATTTTCAGGATTGCCCAACGCTCTGCGGCAATAATGCTATCAATATCACCCCCTTGCGTAGAAAGAAGAAGTGTCCCGAGAACAGCGCGGAACCTTTGAATAGGCACAGCTACGGAAACAATCATCTCTCCCTTGTCTGAAAGGCGAACCACACTGGCTGGCGTTCCCGAAAGAGCTGCTTCAACCTCTGCATACTCCAGACCATCGGCTGCCCCCACTTCCTGATAGAGAGGCAACTCGCTCCGCCGCATCCAAAGCTTGGTTTTTTGCCAGAGCTTGATGTACCAGCTCTCTTGCTCCTCATCGGGAGAGGGCAGATCGTAGCGGAAAATCTGATTATAATCGTAGATGTGACGGGAATCGAGCAGCAGCGTTCCATCTGGATCATAGATACGGGCCCGCGTCTTGGTCGGCGAGATCAAACGGCGCAATACCGGCCCAACCCGCTCGGGATTAATAGGAAAGTCCAGATTACCAATGGAGCCACGCGGGCTGACGCTTTCCCCTGCTTCAAGCCGCAAAAGCTGCTCGGGGTCCAGTGTAATGGTATCCGTATCGGCTGTGGCAGAAGCTGCAATGGCACCGGCAATAATCTCCCCTTGAGTGAGGAGAGACTGCACACGCGCATCAATAAGACCCGCACGAAACTGGTTCAGGTACAAAATACCCACCACCATGGCCACAAGGCCAAACAGATTCAAAATAAGAATCCGCCGGGTCAGGGAAGAAAGAACAAAGGTTCCCATAAAGTCGCGCCAGCGGGAGAACACCCGGCGGCGCACCTGCTTGCGCCGTAACCAGCGCAAGGGGGAAACCTTTACGCCTTTGCCAGATGCGCGCACGCTATTTTCTTCGAGACCTTGTTCAGGTCCACGTTGTTTCTCAACTGCCATGGATCAGTCCGGTTTAGCCTTCCCTGAAACGGTAGCCAACTCCATAGAGTGTTTCGATCATATCGAAATCATCGTCGACAACCTTGAACTTCTTGCGCAGCCTTTTAATGTGGCTGTCAATAGTCCGGTCATCCACATAGACCTGATCATCATAGGCGGCGTCCATCAAGGCATTCCGGCTTTTCACCACACCCGGACGCTGAGCCAGAGCAAACAGAATCAAAAATTCTGTAACAGTCAGAATCACCTGCCGACCCATCCATGTGCAGGTGTGTCGCTCCTGATCCATAACAAGGCTGCCACGCTCCAGTGTCTTGCTGGCTTCACTTGGAGCGCCCACCACGTCTTTGGCCTGCGAGCGGCGTAAAACAGCCTTGACCCGCTCCACCATGAGACGCTGGGAAAACGGTTTACGGATAAAATCATCCGCCCCCATCTTCAAACCAAACAACTCATCAATCTCGTCGTCCTTGGAAGTAAGAAAGATTACAGGTAGGTCAGATTTTTGCCGTAGCCGCCGAAGTAGCTCCATACCATCCATTCGCGGCATTTTGATATCGAAAATAGCCAGATCTGGCGGATCACTTTGCAACCCCTCCAGTGCCGACGCTCCATCAGTATAGGTTTGCACCCGATACCCTTCTGATTCTAGAGCGATAGACACGGAAGTCAGTATGTTTCGGTCATCATCGACCAAGGCAATCGTTGGCATATTGCGGACCTTAATCCTCTTTCACTACAAGACAGTACTACTATAGATTTGCGCCGAAAGGGACTATTATCCTTGAAATAAGGCAAAAGCCTGTTTTGCAAATTTTATGTACTCTCAAAACGGGTTTCATTTGAAATTAAAGTGAAACCACGTGAATATTTTCGAATATATCCGAAAGTAAATGACCTATACGTGAGTAGTAACCCATAAATAGCACCCCAGTTTATCAACCATAATAATTAACCTTTTTGCCAATTTAACTTATTCAATCGTTTTAGATAAAATCCTTTGCCTTGTTCCCATCGTTTTCGTGGCATAAATAGTTAGTTCGCTTAAGTAGAACGGAGCGGACAATCCTAATAAATCATTACGTGATTGTTAGGAACATCAATCAGATCTTCTGAGGAAAAAGAAATGAATGAGTTCGGTTTACGAAATTCCGAATCTGGGAGCGAGAACTTTGGCTTTACGCAAGTCAAAAATCTGTATTGGAATTTGCAGGCTGCTGAACTCTATGAGTATTCCATTCAGCGCGGCGAAACACAGATTGTTGATGGTGGTGCACTCCTTGCTGAAACCGGAAAGCACACTGGAAGGTCTCCAAATGACAAATTCATTGTTAAGGATAGCCTGACTGAAGATACTGTCTGGTGGGATAACAGCGGAGCAATTAACAAGGACAACTTCGACACCTTGCTTGCCGACATGCTGGACCACGCAAAAGGCATGGATCTTTTTGCTCAGGACCTTTACGGCGGAGCCGATAAAGCCCACCGCCTGCCGGTTCGCGTTTATACAGAATATGCATGGCATTCCCTGTTCATCCGCAACTTGCTTATCCGTCCAGAGCGCAGCACCTTGGCGTCCTTCCTGCCGGACATGACAATTGTTGACCTGCCAAGCTTCAAAGCTGACCCAGCGCGACATGGCAGCCGCTCGGAAACAGTGATTGCCTGTGACTTCACCCGCAAAATCGTTTTGATTGGCGGCACTGCATATGCCGGTGAAATGAAGAAGTCTGTCTTCTCCATGCTCAACTTCCTCCTGCCAGCCGACGGCATCATGCCAATGCACTGTTCTGCCAACGTGGGAGATGAGGGAGATGCAGCTGTCTTCTTCGGCCTGTCCGGCACTGGCAAGACCACTTTGTCCGCCGACGCCTCTCGCACCTTGATCGGTGATGACGAGCATGGCTGGGGACCACAGGGTGTCTTCAATTTTGAAGGTGGCTGTTACGCGAAGACTATCAAGCTTTCCCGCGAATCCGAGCCGGAGATTTTCGCCACAACACAGCGCTTTGGAACAATTCTGGAAAACGTGGTTGTTGACGAGAACCGCAAGCCGGATTTTGATGATAGTTCCAAGACCCAAAATACCCGTTGCGCCTATCCGATTCACTTTATTCCCAATGCAAGTGATAGTGGAACAGCGCCGCATCCCAAAAATATCATCATGCTGACTGCCGATGCTTTTGGTGTTCTGCCACCTATTGCAAAGCTCACCAGCGCGCAGGCCATGTATCACTTCCTCTCCGGTTACACAGCCAAAGTTGCCGGTACCGAGCGGGGCGTTACAGAACCACAGGCTACGTTCTCAACCTGCTTCGGTTCACCTTTCATGCCCCGTCACCCTTCCGAGTATGGCAAACTGCTGAAAGATCTGATCCACAAACATGATGTGAACTGCTGGCTGGTGAACACCGGCTGGACAAGCGGCGCTTACGGCGTTGGCCACCGCATGCCTATCAAGGAAACCCGAGCCCTGCTGCGTGCAGCCCTTGACGGCTCTTTGAATAATTCGGAATTCAGAACGGACAGCAACTTCGGTTTTCAGGTTCCGATCCACGTTCCTAACGTTGACACGTCTATTCTGGACCCGCGCAGCACATGGCAAAACCCAGATGACTACGACATTCAGGCCGCCAAGCTGGTTAATATGTTTGCCGATAATTTCCATATTTTCGAAGCATACGTAGACGAAGAAGTTCTTGGTGCGGCCCCTATCCTGAAAAACGCAGCAGAGTAAGCCTTTTACTCCAAGCACACCTATCAAAAGCGCTTCTTACGGGAAGCGCTTTTTTCGTTTCTCCACCACCTCACCATTATTGCCAATATTGCTTGACCCCTCTGGTTTATCTGGACAGGAGTTGCCATATAATTGCCCTTGATCACGTTTGCGGAAGGGAATCGGCTCCATGACCTTGCAAGATAAATATGCTCCAGCCCATCATGTCCTCACCATCGCGCAGGACTGGCTGGCTCAAGGCCGCCGCCTTGCACTGGCAACTGTCATACAGACATGGGGATCCGCGCCGCGCCCCGTTGGCAGTCCGCTGCTCATAGATCAAGCCGGAAACTTTGAAGGCTCGGTCTCCGGAGGCTGCGTGGAAGGGGCAGTGATTATTGAAGCACTGGAGACAATAGAGACAAGCAAAGCCACCCTCTTGGAATTTGGCGTGGACAATGAAACCGCATGGCAGGTGGGGCTTACTTGCGGCGGCAAAATTTCCATTCGCGTGGAGCCCGTATTCGAGACCAACCTGCCACAAATTATCGAAGACTTGAACACCGCCCGCGCACAGCGTAAACCCGCCATTCTTCTCACCAATCTGGAGGAGAACACCCATACTCTGGTCTCTTCACCAGAAAGCGTGACCTCCCCTCTTTTGCAAAAGGAGATTACGCAGCGTTTTCACTCGGGAAAATCCGGTCTGGTATCCATTAAGGACGGTCAGTCCGTGTTCCTCACCGTTCAAATCCCCTCCCCCCGCCTTATTGTGGTGGGCGCCGTACACATTGCGCAAGCGCTTGTTCCCATGGCCCAAAGCACCGGTTTTGATGTGAGCGTGATCGACCCCAGAAGCGCATTTGCCACCAAGGAGCGCTTCCCCCAAGTGGCATTATATGATCAATGGCCGCAGGATGTTCTGGAAGAAATCAAGCTGGACCCCTACACAGCGGTTGCCCTACTCACCCATGATCCAAAGATAGATGACACCCCGCTTATGGAGGCGCTCAACACAGGGTGTTTCTATGTTGGTGCCCTTGGCAGCAAAAAAACCCATGCAAGCCGCCGGGAGCGGCTTGCAAAAGCGGGTATACCCGAACCGCTCATCGACAGGATCTCGGCGCCCATTGGCCTGAATATCGGTGCGGCAACGCCAGCCGAAATTGCCGTCTCCATTCTTTCCCAAATCATTGCTTTTCTGCGCAACCCACAGCCCCACGTTTTCCAAGGGGATCAGACCTGATGCTATTTGGCGAAATTTCCGTTTCTGAAGCCAGTGGTTGCTATCTGGCCCACTCCCTCAAGTGCGAAGGCCAACACTTCAGCAAAGGGCACCGCCTCACCCAAAAGGACGTAGTACAGCTCCTGAACGCGGGAATAACGCACGTTCAAGCCGCCCGTCTGGAACCGGAGGACCTGCATGAGGATGAGGCTGCCTTTTCACTTGCGCAGGCCGCTGCCCACCGGAACATCCGTGTAGACGCTCCGTTTTCCGGCAGGTCCAACTTATATGCCATTGAGAGCGGCGTCCTTACACTTAACGCAGACCAGATCAACAACGCCAACAGTGTGGATGCCTCCATTACCTTCGCCACCTTGCCCCCCTACGCCAGCGTCGAAAAAGGGCGCATGCTGGCCACATCCAAAATCATTCCTCTTGCTGCCAACCGGCATCATCTGAAAGAAGCCAAACGGCGCATCTCCAATGCTCTTTCCATAGAACCCTTCAAGGCAAAGCGTGTAGGCGTCCTCTCCACCACCCTGCCGCACCTGAAACCCTCAGTCATTGAAAAGACGCTGAAAATACTGGGGGAACGCCTCTCCCCGTCCCTTTCAAGCATCACCGCTCATGTGGAAACTCCGCATACCTTACATGCTGTTGAAGACGCACTTAGCTCAGACAGCTTCAAAGAGTGCGATCTGGTCATTTTGTTTGGAGCTTCCGCCGTGGTGGACGGCAAAGACGTCATTCCTCAGGCCATAAGGCTGGCAGGCGGCACTATTTCCCACATCGGCATGCCTGTAGATCCCGGGAACCTGCTTGTTCTGGGAGAACTGAACGCAATACCCGTTGTGGTAGCCCCCGGCTGCGCCAGAAGTCCCCAGTTCAACGGGTTTGACTGGATTTTGAACCGCCTGCTTGCAGATATGATAGTCACTCCACAGCACATCATGGGAATGGGTGTGGGCGGTCTTTTGAAGGAGATTCACAGCAGACCACAGCCGCGTGAAGCACGACCAAAGCAGAAAAGCTCCCCCCCCTCTGTTACCGGCATTCTACTCGCTGCAGGCAAGTCCAGCAGGATGGAAGGCCACCACAAACTCCTCACCCGTTTGCACGGCAAGCCTCTTGTGCGCCATGCGGCAGAGGCAGCATTGCAAAGTGACCTGAAAGACCTTGTCGTGGTGCTCGGCCATATGGCACAGGACGTGAAACAGGCACTTAACGGACTTCCGGTAGAATTTGTGGAGAACAAAGACT
This genomic window from Pseudovibrio sp. M1P-2-3 contains:
- a CDS encoding HPr family phosphocarrier protein, producing the protein MSNEYSVGRSLTIVNSRGLHARASAKLVKLVEAFDARVEVSKDGQTVGGTSIMGLMMLAASIGCSIEVSVSGKQRNEALDAIAELVEDGFGERD
- a CDS encoding phosphoenolpyruvate carboxykinase yields the protein MNEFGLRNSESGSENFGFTQVKNLYWNLQAAELYEYSIQRGETQIVDGGALLAETGKHTGRSPNDKFIVKDSLTEDTVWWDNSGAINKDNFDTLLADMLDHAKGMDLFAQDLYGGADKAHRLPVRVYTEYAWHSLFIRNLLIRPERSTLASFLPDMTIVDLPSFKADPARHGSRSETVIACDFTRKIVLIGGTAYAGEMKKSVFSMLNFLLPADGIMPMHCSANVGDEGDAAVFFGLSGTGKTTLSADASRTLIGDDEHGWGPQGVFNFEGGCYAKTIKLSRESEPEIFATTQRFGTILENVVVDENRKPDFDDSSKTQNTRCAYPIHFIPNASDSGTAPHPKNIIMLTADAFGVLPPIAKLTSAQAMYHFLSGYTAKVAGTERGVTEPQATFSTCFGSPFMPRHPSEYGKLLKDLIHKHDVNCWLVNTGWTSGAYGVGHRMPIKETRALLRAALDGSLNNSEFRTDSNFGFQVPIHVPNVDTSILDPRSTWQNPDDYDIQAAKLVNMFADNFHIFEAYVDEEVLGAAPILKNAAE
- a CDS encoding XdhC family protein — translated: MTLQDKYAPAHHVLTIAQDWLAQGRRLALATVIQTWGSAPRPVGSPLLIDQAGNFEGSVSGGCVEGAVIIEALETIETSKATLLEFGVDNETAWQVGLTCGGKISIRVEPVFETNLPQIIEDLNTARAQRKPAILLTNLEENTHTLVSSPESVTSPLLQKEITQRFHSGKSGLVSIKDGQSVFLTVQIPSPRLIVVGAVHIAQALVPMAQSTGFDVSVIDPRSAFATKERFPQVALYDQWPQDVLEEIKLDPYTAVALLTHDPKIDDTPLMEALNTGCFYVGALGSKKTHASRRERLAKAGIPEPLIDRISAPIGLNIGAATPAEIAVSILSQIIAFLRNPQPHVFQGDQT
- a CDS encoding HPr kinase/phosphorylase; the protein is MDNPALHGTCVLLRTEAVFIRGVSGSGKSTLAHILMNHERSQGHFACLVSDDRVYVRSVNGFLIASAPPAIAGLMEVRGRGPVEVPHLNNALVSLVVELLPIALVERMPEEENMTTEIHGTKIPYQAVPVGDLTAAQRLVEAALSFIRLQK
- a CDS encoding PTS sugar transporter subunit IIA, with protein sequence MIGLVLVTHGRLAEEFKLALEHVVGPQERISTICIGPDDDMEQRRQDIVKSVESVNDGSGVVLLTDMFGGTPSNLAISVMNGGTIEVVAGVNLPMLIKLASIRHELPLAQAVEEARNAGQKYISVASQVLSGQG
- the ahcY gene encoding adenosylhomocysteinase — protein: MAQFSDYIVKDISLADWGRTEIEIAETEMPGLMACREEFGRNKPLKGARIAGSLHMTIQTAVLIETLVELGAEVRWASCNIFSTQDQAAAAIAAANIPVFAVKGETLEEYWEYASRIFDWGNGETANLILDDGGDATLMVLLGAQAETDPSVISSPSNEEETALYSIIKRRLSEDPGYFSKIKANIQGVSEETTTGVMRLYEMEKKGELPFPAINVNDSVTKSKFDNRYGCRESLVDGIRRGTDVMMSGKTAVVCGYGDVGKGSAKSLEGAGARVIVTEIDPICALQASMDGYEVRTLEQVAPTADIFVTATGNKDIITADHMRDMKDMAIVCNIGHFDNEIQVAALRNFKWRNVKPQVDMIEYPDGKRLLLLSEGRLVNLGNATGHPSFVMSASFTNQVLAQMELFCRGDNYENKVYVLPKHLDEKVARLHLEKLGVSLTELTPDQSEYLGIDRNGPYKSVQYKY
- a CDS encoding response regulator transcription factor, yielding MPTIALVDDDRNILTSVSIALESEGYRVQTYTDGASALEGLQSDPPDLAIFDIKMPRMDGMELLRRLRQKSDLPVIFLTSKDDEIDELFGLKMGADDFIRKPFSQRLMVERVKAVLRRSQAKDVVGAPSEASKTLERGSLVMDQERHTCTWMGRQVILTVTEFLILFALAQRPGVVKSRNALMDAAYDDQVYVDDRTIDSHIKRLRKKFKVVDDDFDMIETLYGVGYRFREG
- a CDS encoding stimulus-sensing domain-containing protein, which codes for MAVEKQRGPEQGLEENSVRASGKGVKVSPLRWLRRKQVRRRVFSRWRDFMGTFVLSSLTRRILILNLFGLVAMVVGILYLNQFRAGLIDARVQSLLTQGEIIAGAIAASATADTDTITLDPEQLLRLEAGESVSPRGSIGNLDFPINPERVGPVLRRLISPTKTRARIYDPDGTLLLDSRHIYDYNQIFRYDLPSPDEEQESWYIKLWQKTKLWMRRSELPLYQEVGAADGLEYAEVEAALSGTPASVVRLSDKGEMIVSVAVPIQRFRAVLGTLLLSTQGGDIDSIIAAERWAILKIFMVAAVVVIILSVLLAGTIAGPVRRLSEAAQRVQRSIKSREEIPEFPGRHDEIGNLARVLRGMTNALYGRMDAIESFAADVAHELKNPLTSLRSAVETMPLAKNESSRQRLLEVIQHDVQRLDRLITDISEASRIDAEMAREETEEFDLSILLKTIVEIANERTRKGEAHIELELASSKMQKPYVMSGNDERLGQVFNNLIDNARSFSPSGASVVVRAKRVGGNIVVTVEDSGPGIGEDVMERIFERFYTDRPETEGFGNNSGLGLSICRQIVDVHDGTITAQNRLEESSQNVLGAIFKVVLPSR
- a CDS encoding sensor histidine kinase, whose product is MLQDIPDRLRSRRKRPTGMRKSLSILSTVFFFVVTTSGWAQSSSSGSFLLQETSGLFQLFLVVCTIASILVACGVSIFFVRYQRRQLGSYFKMEEEVLSLRTQAQQLQNLVESEGTLIVLWKRLGQTPVLTGQMNKEINYPIEPAEFLKFPTWLEHQSARELKEHLEALFESATPFTVSLVTQEGIYLEATGKAVGGMVVLRLRDLSGDQRRGVRLDERNRGLEERLTTLRTLLNAQSGPAWQRDPNGKLIWANDAYVDAVEERSLEDTLEKSAEFLDERGRRRVAMMRGTDGVFNSPLSVVAAGERRVFDITDVKRDSGSAGLAFDVSELETVQKQLRRTLGSHRRTLEELQTAVAIFGPDQKLQFYNSAYRELWKLDPRLLEATPLEGEILDSMRANRNLPEQADYQSWREKHLRSYQSLEANDFWWYLPDGRTIRVIANPHPQGGVTYIYENVTERLDLESRYNALTRVQGETLDNLSEAVAVFGSNGRLRLRNPAFEECWNLSAEDLKEVPHLSQLIGECQKLFPEDGVWQDLSGSITGLIENRRSLSGRMERLDGSVVDYVTVPLPDGGTLLTFVNVTDSVNVERALVEKNDALQEADQLKNTFVQHVSYELRSPLTTIIGFAQLLSDPKFGSLSAKQSEYTDYILSSSASLLAIINDILDLTTIDAGIMELDLGSVDIAGTVFEAIEGLKDRIDERKISLETHLPQGIGGFKADGRRVRQVLFNLLSNAIGYSEKGGVVAVSSWRENDGVFFRVEDKGTGIPEHLQEKVFSRFVSRGTDEHRQGVGLGLSIVKSFVELHSGTVEITSKEGVGTTVTCRFPLEPEIPKLRAAE